CTTGGGGGGGGGGTACTGTGTGATCATTCCAACACGAATCTTCCACGGGAGGAGGTGATCAGATTGGGTTAGATAACATTTCCATAtccttagactttttttttttttttgacaggcagagtggacagtgagagagagagacagagagaaaggtcttcctttgctgttggttcaccctccaatggccgccacgactggcgcgctgcggccagcgcaccgcgctgatccgatggcaggagccaggtacttatcctggtctcccatggggtgcagggcccaaggacttgggccatcctccactgcactccctggctacagcagagagctggtctggagaggggcaaccgggacagaatctggcgccccgaccgggactagaacccagggtgcaggcgccgcaaggtggaggattagcctagtgagccacggtgccggcctccttaGACTTTTTAATGTTCCCTCAATTGCCCAGAACTCTCAACTGCTGTGCACATCTGTGGGACACCGAGTGGCATTGTGTCTCATGCATGCAGTgggcagtgcccacatggaagccaacagcctccccccctcccctctccccctcccctctctccctcccttccccctcccctcttcccctcctccctctcttccctttcccttttccccctccccctccctcccatcaTCATCGCTCTGTGCTGGGAGCCTTGAGCTCCTCTTGTCCATCCATTCACAAAACACACAGTAGGTCCCTGGCCACGCTGGTCCGCTCCAGGGGCGCTATCCCCGAGCACCAGGAGTCCCGGGTGTGGGCGTGGTGACCGAACTGGGGCAGCACACTGACCTTTTTCAGGATCTTCAGGACCCGGAGGATCCTGAAGCTGTACTTGTCTTCGCTCTGCTTGTTGTACTCCTTGATGACGTACCGCAATGTCCCTGCCACAGGTTCCTCCACTGCAGAGACTTCTTGGATGCTCATGAGGGTTTTTCTCCGACCCTGATAGGTGACGGCCACCAGGGCCACCAGGATGGTCAGTAGGAGCCGTGGGGCCTGCCAGGGTCTGGCCATCGTCCCTCAGCTCGGGGAGGAGCAGGAAGAGCCCCCTCACGCTCCAAGGGCCCAATGGGATCACACTGACCCTACCTGCCCTGGCCAGATTTAAGAGCAGCTGGTAGTAACCACCCACAGTGCTTCTCACCTCCTCCTAGGAGTTGCTGCAGGGGGAACAGGTGCACAGCCTGTTCAGGAGCAATCTCACTCccacttgttttcattttgtcaCGGTAACTTTGTATCTCCCACGCCTACTCCTGcctgtgcccctcccctcccccacatccaCCACACCATAGCCTCCTTGTTTTTGGGAGTTGCTCCCTTGGCACCAAGCTCGCTCCTAGGAACCCAGCATCACCTTGGTGGAGGTCAAACCTCAGTGAGGGGCCACAGGAGGCCTCAGGGCGGAGGAGACGACGTGGACAGTGCTGGGTCGCAGGAAGCGGAGCCTGCAGAGGCGGCTGGCTGGTGGAAAGAGGCACCTGTGTGCTCTTGAGGGTCCCTCTCCCCTGGCCCGGAGACGACGCTGGGCCACTGCTCCTCCCCAACCGGCAAAGAAGCAGCGGGGGCAGGCAGAAGAGCAGGAAGCCGTCACCGTAGAGTCTGACGGCGCCTGCAGGCACCCAGCCCGAGTGTGAACTCAACTGCACCTTCTACGCTTGGGACAAGGAGGAAGGGGTAGACAGGATGCTGAGTGGGAGGCTCTGCACTCTCAGAGGGTGTGGGGGACCCAAAGAGCTGACAGCTCTGGAGCCCCGAGACCCCGAGGGGACTCCTAAGGTTGGCGTCACCTAGGGGAGGGAAGAAGTCATAGTGGGCAGCTCCTGAGGCTCCAGCCAAGGCACGCACACAGAGCACAGGCGCCAGCATGGTGGTGGCATGGCTCCCAGGTACCCCCCGCCAGACACGCAATGCAGAGACCAGTAGGGACTGCCCGGAGGGAATGCGGGGGAGCCCCAGGAGGGGATATCTGGACGGCAGGATGCCTGCTTCATTTTCCCATTAAGGATCAGCCGGATTTGCCCACGTGTCTCCTAGGGGAGGCCAGGAACGTGCAAGCAAGGGTGTCCTTCCCCCAGGCCACACACACAGACTGTCACAGGGGCACGGAAGCAAAGGAAAGCACAGTGCTCACCAGAAGTCTTCCCGGGGTTGCAGTATCACTGCGACCTCACCGGAagctgcctcccctcctggcGGGCAAGGGGGTGAGACGGGTCTGCACTCAAACGCCCACTCCCCTTACAAGTCACTTCAGGAGGGTTCCTTCTGCTTTTGTTCCCAGGCAAGAAcagctgggaagcagaagagacggggctgggaaggcaggacAGATGGGGGCCAGGAGTGGAAGTGCTTGGAGGGTCCTGGTGTCttggcagcaggtggcagggtaAAGGGACTGTGTCCAAGCCTCCTGTCTGTGCTTCCTGACTGCCGTCAACTTGCCTGGGGCACACTGGACAAAAGCAAGACGCTGCCATCCATGGGGTCTGGTGTGATGCCTGCTCAGCCACTATGCCCTGGCATAGCCCCTGGTGGGTTGTTCTGATAATTCAGGCAGGGCCAGCGGCACAGACCACTCATTCCCTTCTTCCTCAGTAACTCGGCCTTGCTTGTTGTGGCATGGGACTCCCTTCCCCAGATCCCTGACACGGCCAGGGTGGCTGAGACTTAAGTGTAATTGTCACTGGAGAGGTACAAGAGCTGACTTAGCTGCGTGGAGGCACTGCTGCCTTCTTACCTGTTATTGGACTCCGGCAGTGATGTCGGAACATGGAGTCTGGAGGATGGGAGTGAGTGCTGAAGCTGGGTGAGCAGAGGATGGAAGGGGACCAGTTCCTGTGCCCTCATCATTTTGGTGGTGGGgttcacagtgccagccctagatgGCCACCCTGACTTCTTTCTTGAAGACAGTGAACTCGCCTGCGGAGGGCGGTTTTGGTCTCACACCTCCGACACGTGGTGAAATGCTGAGTAAGCAGTGGGTCCATAGGCACGGGCGATCTGAGCAGAATTCACAAAGCCTCAGTTGTGTTTATCACATTGCACTTGCAGAGTGTCGGCCTCCCTGGCTGTGGCAGACGCTAAGTACCCAGCCCTTGACAAGGGCTGCTGGAGCTCtgatggtgggggcagggctgcccccAGGCTGTAGCCCGCCTGCTCTCACCCCTTCAGCTTGGCATTCATCTTCCCTAGTGCCTGCAGGACAAAGGCGGGCAGGCATAGTGGGAGTGGTGGGGGCGTGCACTGACTCACTTCCTGCTGGCCACTTtcttcctgctgcctgccagccttcctggccctgcaggaggggGTGAGCAGCGTGTGGAACACcgcacacccccacccctgtctcCTGATCCTACCTTGTGGCTTCGCTTCCTGTTCTCGCCTCCCCTGCtggctgtatttttatttatttatttatttatttacaggcagagtggacagtgagagagagagagacagaagtcttccttttccattggttcacccccccaatggccgctgcagcaggtgcgctgcggctggtgcaccgcgctgatccgaaggcaggagccaggtgcttctcctggtttcccatgtgagtgcagggcccaaggacttgggccatcctcccctgcactcccgggccacagcagagagctggactgcaagaggagcagccgggacagaatctggcgccccgaccaggactagaacctggggtgccggtgccacaggtggaggattagcctattgagccaaggcgccggccctgCTGGCTGTATTTCAAGCATTTTATCAAACCCAAGCAGTGGCCACTTCCCTAAtcttgataattttaaaaaagatttatttgttttgtttgagaaTCAGAAATACAGCGAGGAAGAGGGAgcgagagattttccatgtgctggtttactccccagacagctgcggcagccagagctgagccaggcagaagtcaggagcaggtGCCGTGAGCAAATGAAGCATGTGGAAGCAGAGAACATGCAATTAGAGGGAAAACATCACCAGTCTGAGGACAAGGAGGCGAACTGGGAAGCCTGACAATGTGCTTGAGAACAGCAGAACTCTTGAAGAAGCTTAGAAAGATTGggcgatcttttttttttttttttttttttttaaagatgtatttgttttacttgagagtcacagttacacggagagagaagagagagagagagagagagagtcttctatacactggttcactcccaattggccgcaacagccagagctacgccgatccgaagccaggagccaggagcttcttccaggtctcccacatgggtgcaggggcccaaggacttgggccatcttccactgctttcccaggccacagcagagaggtggctgggaagaggggcagctgggacttgaaccagtacccatatgggatgccagcgctgtaggtggtggctttacccgctatgccacagtgccagcaccagggATGATCTCTTAAAGTCTTTTTAACCACCAGAGACTTATTAGCTGGGACCTCAGTACTGGATCCATTTGGACCAGTTGGTACCACATTTCTCCGTGAGGATGGATTGCACAGcatggcagaaaaaaaaaccacaaaccacaaatattttttgttgtttttgatggAGCTCAAGACACCTTGAGTTGTCGAGGGTGCTATGTGCTTACAAGGTCACAGCTCTAGGTATCTTTGCTGCATTTCCTTTTCACCAGATGTCTTctgcagagttaggcagtgagagagagagacagagagaaaggtcttccctctgttggctcacccccaaatggccaccacggccggtgcactgcaccgatctgaagccaggagccaggtgtttcctcctggtctcccatgcaggtgcaggggcccaagcacttgggccatcctccactgccctcccaggccacagcagagagctggactggaagaggagcaactgggacagaatcgggtgccccaaccaggactagaacctggggtactggcgccataggtggaggattaggctagtagctacggcgctggccccgtGAGGGCATTTGACTCTTGGACACCCCTTTCCTGGTGGCCCCATCGTTCCCAGGGAAATTCCAAAGGAAAAGGGCTCTGAAGGGACTTCACCGGGGACAAATCACCGCAATCCGTTGCCCACGATCCTCCTCCTCTTTAACTGCATTTGCAAGCTCTCATGGTGGCCTAACACAGCTgaccctattttttttaataacatcctttttttttgtttttgtttttatgttttggcATCTTTGTGTATATATCACTGGCACTTAGCACCCACTTTAGCCGGGATCTCATTATTGCTTCCTTTTTATAATAACATTTAATTTAGCTATTTTCCATGTATTGGCCCTGCTAAAATAGAAAGTAACATCTTTCATATAGCAGGATATACCTTCTGGAAGAAGGAGGTCAGAGCAGTGAGAAGCTGGCCTCTCTCCTAGGTAGCTCCCCACTGCTGGCTGCACACGCTGTACTGTCCTGGgcccagctgggggtggggggtggtgagcTGCAGCCAAGGTCACGGGCAGGCTTGCTGatttcttctgcttcccaggaatGAGC
The window above is part of the Oryctolagus cuniculus chromosome 11, mOryCun1.1, whole genome shotgun sequence genome. Proteins encoded here:
- the CST11 gene encoding cystatin-11, with product MARPWQAPRLLLTILVALVAVTYQGRRKTLMSIQEVSAVEEPVAGTLRYVIKEYNKQSEDKYSFRILRVLKILKKVTDHLEFHMNLEMQRTTCLRADDSNCDFQTGELYKQIQCLFVVIVDPWLEKYKIVNKNCSSV